The window TCGCGCCCTATGGCGAGTACTGGCGCGAGATGCGGAAGCTGTTCGTTGTGGAGCTCCTGAGCATGCGCCGCGTGAGGGCTGCCGCGTACGCACGGGAGCAGCAGGTTGCCAAACTTGTGAGCAACCTGAGCCGGCTGGGCGGGAAGCCGGTGGCCTTGAACGAGCACATCTTTGGCCTTACGGACGGCATCATCGGCACGGTGGCGTTCGGCAACGTCTACGGGGCTAACCAGTTCCCGCACAAGGGGCGCTTCCAGGAGGTGCTGGACGAGGCCATGGAGATGATGGCCAGCTTCTCCGCCGAGGACTTCTTCCCCGGCGCCGGCGGCAATCTGGTGGACCGCCTAACAGGCCTCTTGGGACGTCGCGAGAGGGTCTTCAAGGAGCTGGACGCCTTCTTCGAAGTTATCATTGAGCAGCACCTAGACCCGGCGCGCCCCAAGCCGGACAACGGNNNNNNNNNNNNNNNNNNNNNNNNNNNNNNNNGGCGACCTCGTGGATGTCCTCATCGGCCTTTGGAAGGACCAGCATGGCACACTGCGCTTCACAAAGGATCACGTCAAGGCCATCATCCTGGTACCAACGTAATTCTAATTCAGTTGGATCTATATCTGGTACATTGATTCTTGGCTTCTAATTGTGGTACTACATGCGTTGCGTGCAGGACACGTTTATTGGCGCCATTGACACGAGCTCCGTGACAATGCTGTGGGCAATGTCGGAGCTGATACGGAAGCCGCGCGTACTCAGCAAGGTGCAAGACGAGATCAGAGCAATAGTGGGCCACAACCATTTAGGGAGGGTGCAAGAAGACCACGTCCCCAACCTCACCTACCTCAAGATGGTGGTCAAGGAGACTCTGCGGCTGCACCCGCCGGCCACCCTGCTTGTGCCGAGGGAGACCATGCAGCCCGTTCAGATCGGCGGCTTCGACGTGCCCGCAAACACGCGGATCCTCGTCAACGCATGGGCCATCGGCCGGGACCCTGTGAGCTGGGGCTCCGACTCGGAGGAGTTCAATCCTGACAGGTTCCATGGCAGTGACATCGACTTCAACGGCGCCCACTTCCAGCTCCTACCTTTTGGTGCCGGACGGAGGATATGTCCTGGCCTAGCCATGGGGGTCATGAACGTGGAGTTCACTCTCGCTAACCTGCTATACTGCTTCGACTGGGTGCTCCCAGAAGGGATGACTCCCGAGAGTGTGAGCATGGAAGAGGCCGGCGCCCTCATTTTCCGCCGGAAGGCACCGCTCGTGCTCGTGCCCACGCCGCAGGGGTGACTCTTCCGCAAATATGCATATCACATATCTTGCTTCCAATCAATAATATCTGTATTGAATTAATAACATTGTATCTTAAATTCAATTATTTGGTGCCTTTTCATCTTGTTGGTACCgcaaatctttacctaataataaagagaatTTGGTTTCTGCCGGTATGTCATAAAAACTACCATCGAAGTTGGCAATAATTACTCACCAATGCCATCCATAAGTGGCAAAAACGATTCGTTTTTAATTTCAAATATTGCTCCCGGGTTGTGTTATTAACAATTGATACGGTACAACAAACAGCAAGGGATGAGTAGTGTGATGGCTGAGACCAGGGCTCGATCCCTCGTCATCGatgctttttctctttctttttacctATCTTAAGCGCAgtaatgggccagcccatgtgcGGGTCGTGGCGTCCCCTGTTTTGTAtttcttcttttatttctgttttggtttTTTTCTCTAAAAATTAATTTTGGATTCATGGCGCCCTCTACTTTTctatttttttactttttatttctgttttggtttTTTATCTCAAAATTACTTTCAGATTTCCAAAATATCAAACAGTTTCGAGTTTTTCAAAAAAGTAGGAAAATGGTAAACTGTTTGTGAATTTAGAAAATATTCGaaaaatcataaaatgttcatgattttttaaaatgaTCCAATATTCAAAGCATATTCAGGAATTTAAAAAACATGTCCATCAgctttaagaaaatgttcacaaaaattaaaacacATCCATAAATAATGAACAAAACTAATTGTAGCCTCCATAAAGGTTTTATTAGGATATTTATAGAGCTtgttttatgattttatttagtccttCGCGTCGGGTAAAAAAGTGTTTCGGTGTTTTGTACAATGCTGAACCCAACAAAATTGACATAACTTTCTAAGGGTTAGTTTTTGTAAGCTATATTAGAATGACTAAATGTTTATTTTGCTTCCATACACAGTTATGCTTATTCTCGTATCACAATAGTGGTTATAGTAAACACCTCTACGCTAAGCAAGGCGAGACACTTTATTTATCAGTATAGCTCAGACAGGGTCGATCAATGCAGTTTGCTCAGCCACAAAATATTTTGTTCTGACGCCTTAAACAATCAAGTCTTGATGAGCATCATATTGTTCGTTTTTTAAATTACATTTTAAAAGTGTCTTATCTCATCATGACATCATTTGTATATACTTTGTGAATTTGATTCATACTTTTTATATCTACCACACATGTATAACTTGATAgttttttttcccgttgcaacgcacgggcatttccaaaaatgttcGTTAAATCAAAAAATGTTCGCCAAATTAATAACTATTCCACCcaatttctaaaaaaagttcatcgattataGAATGTTTGCCAGTTCAGGAAAATTGCTTAAAAATTCATAATTTTTAAAAAACGTTCAtaaattaaaaaatgttcttgattgtagaaaatgttcagaaatttgaatagtatgttgtttgcgatttcaaatatgtgcatgagtttaacaaattgttcataaacttcaaaatgttcatgatttcgcgAAATTGACAGAGATAttgtatctcggtgatgcagcaaaatgtgatcatgaccattggaaattatgaatttttttcttcgttgcaacgcacgggcccttttgctagtctgtgtgtctatatatatatatacttgctAAACTATGCCTGCGCGCATGCTGTCCTATCCTATGCTCCGGCCACTTCAAGCCAGCCGGCTAGTACGCGTTAAGTAGCCCAAGTTAACCGGGCCGAAGGGCGCGCACGACGTGTGGAAAATGGAACGTAAAGTCTTACTACCAAAACTGCTCTGCGTTGCCTGCTTCCTTCGAGAAAAAAGAATAATAGTAACAGGTTACCAGGCGCTAATTAACGGAGCCATCCCTCACACGCGTACATGTCACTTCATAGTAATTGTCCATCGTAACATCGTAAAAGTGCCCAGCCCAACTGTCAGTTCCTAGCATCAGTAACCGGGCCTATAGGATCTAGTAAAGATGTTACTATCAGCATTATGGTAGTAGTAAATGGCCCTTATGAAGTCGTAATGGATTACCATCACAATTACATTTTCTACCCATGTCCCCGCAATTGTAGTAATGCATTACGGCATATATCAGCCTGAATCAAAGCATCTTTTAACTCTTTCGTTAGTAATTTTTTTTGCATTACCATCCACTCTTTTTTTTCTTACTGCCAATTTGTGAGCATGTAGGAATGCATTACTACACGTCTCGGGAAAGTTTTACTATGTTTAGGGATGAAGCCATACATATCTCTCATCCCGGTAAAAAACTAGGTCTATTACCATCTatacttaatactccctccgtccggaaatacttgtcttagaaatggttgaaaatggatgtatctataactaaaataagtctagatacaaccatttctaggaaaagtatttccggacggatggAGTATATTACTGGCAATGAATAGTGACCCAAATTCAGCATGCAGCGGAGCAACACATGGTAACAGAATTGAATATGTTACTTTCTTTTCCACATGCCGTTACCTCAAACATTCTTGCACCGGAGAGAGGCTTCTCCTCGCGACCCGCGCACCTGATTAGGAGCGGCCGGAGTGCAGGCTAAG is drawn from Triticum dicoccoides isolate Atlit2015 ecotype Zavitan chromosome 6B, WEW_v2.0, whole genome shotgun sequence and contains these coding sequences:
- the LOC119321498 gene encoding 4-hydroxyphenylacetaldehyde oxime monooxygenase-like codes for the protein MAMLLLALGQEWQWQLLLALLLPVVFLVVIARGSSKFKKGLKLPPGPAMLPVLGNLHQVGGLPHRSLRELAQRHGPVMLLWLGSVRTVVVSSAESAKMVMKTHDVECCSRPASPGPKRLSYXLKNLGFAPYGEYWREMRKLFVVELLSMRRVRAAAYAREQQVAKLVSNLSRLGGKPVALNEHIFGLTDGIIGTVAFGNVYGANQFPHKGRFQEVLDEAMEMMASFSAEDFFPGAGGNLVDRLTGLLGRRERVFKELDAFFEVIIEQHLDPARPKPDNGGDLVDVLIGLWKDQHGTLRFTKDHVKAIILDTFIGAIDTSSVTMLWAMSELIRKPRVLSKVQDEIRAIVGHNHLGRVQEDHVPNLTYLKMVVKETLRLHPPATLLVPRETMQPVQIGGFDVPANTRILVNAWAIGRDPVSWGSDSEEFNPDRFHGSDIDFNGAHFQLLPFGAGRRICPGLAMGVMNVEFTLANLLYCFDWVLPEGMTPESVSMEEAGALIFRRKAPLVLVPTPQG